From one Luteolibacter sp. SL250 genomic stretch:
- the nuoD gene encoding NADH dehydrogenase (quinone) subunit D: protein MSNITTDYEVPDTLGRAAKAAEDYHAETDDMMGERMVLNMGPSHPATHGVLRLILELDGEVIIKADPDVGFLHRGDEKIAENMHYNQFVPYTDRLDYLAPLANNVAYAMAVEKLMGWELPPRGQALRVLCCELARISAHMLGVGVCAMDVGAMTVFLYTFTEREKIYNLCEQLTGARFTTSYTRVGGQLRDMPPGFESSVRRFLDECEVAIGEISKLLDKNKIFLDRMVDIGVITRESAISWAMTGPNLRASGVPRDLRKDSPYLGYEKYDFDVPVMEEGDCYSRYFIRMEEMRQSIRICRQVLDTMPSGPVNLADPKSILPDKERVLMSMEELIHHFIVSTQGIDAPAGEVYFAAENPKGELGFYIHSKGGGVPNRMKIRSPSFCNLAIVSKLLPGHMVSDIPAILGSLDFVMGECDR from the coding sequence ATGAGCAATATCACCACCGACTACGAGGTGCCGGACACGCTTGGCCGTGCCGCCAAAGCCGCCGAAGACTACCACGCGGAGACGGACGACATGATGGGGGAGCGGATGGTGCTCAATATGGGCCCTTCCCACCCGGCCACGCACGGCGTGTTGCGCCTCATCCTGGAACTGGACGGCGAGGTCATCATCAAGGCTGACCCGGATGTCGGATTCCTGCACCGCGGGGATGAGAAGATCGCGGAGAACATGCACTACAACCAGTTCGTCCCGTACACGGACCGTCTGGACTATCTGGCCCCGCTGGCGAACAATGTGGCCTACGCCATGGCCGTGGAAAAGCTGATGGGCTGGGAACTGCCTCCGCGCGGCCAAGCCCTGCGGGTGCTGTGCTGCGAACTGGCCCGCATTTCCGCCCACATGCTGGGCGTCGGTGTTTGCGCGATGGACGTCGGCGCGATGACCGTCTTCCTCTACACCTTCACTGAGCGGGAGAAGATCTACAACCTGTGCGAGCAACTGACCGGCGCGCGCTTCACCACCTCCTACACCCGGGTGGGCGGCCAACTGCGCGACATGCCTCCCGGCTTCGAGTCGTCCGTCAGGCGCTTCCTCGACGAGTGCGAAGTGGCGATCGGGGAGATCTCCAAGCTTCTCGACAAGAACAAGATCTTCCTCGACCGGATGGTGGACATCGGCGTCATCACCCGTGAGTCCGCCATTTCCTGGGCCATGACCGGGCCGAATCTGCGCGCCTCCGGCGTGCCGCGGGACCTGCGGAAGGACAGCCCCTACCTGGGCTACGAGAAATATGATTTCGACGTGCCGGTGATGGAGGAGGGCGATTGCTACTCCCGCTATTTCATCCGCATGGAGGAAATGAGGCAGTCCATCCGCATCTGCCGCCAGGTGCTGGACACCATGCCGTCCGGACCGGTGAACCTCGCGGACCCCAAGAGCATCCTGCCGGACAAGGAGCGGGTGCTCATGTCCATGGAGGAACTCATCCACCATTTCATCGTCTCCACCCAGGGCATCGACGCTCCTGCCGGAGAGGTCTATTTCGCGGCGGAGAACCCGAAGGGGGAGCTGGGATTCTACATCCACTCGAAGGGCGGCGGTGTGCCGAACCGCATGAAAATCCGCAGCCCCTCGTTCTGCAACCTGGCCATCGTTTCCAAGCTCCTGCCCGGACACATGGTTTCGGATATTCCGGCCATCCTCGGCTCGCTCGATTTCGTGATGGGCGAGTGCGACCGTTGA
- a CDS encoding thioredoxin-like domain-containing protein, with product MKTSFLIPVVSGLLAASAFAGFETWTSKDGKPAELELVSVSDSGGEKTGAFRVKNGRTISIKASALSEADARRLADWKPAEPASGDVAATAGKPSKFDEILDGNLVKLDGRSFKRFSQESKPGKYYIFYYTASWCGPCHKYSPVLVDFYNKNKNANFEIVLITSDSDEGAMEDYAKEKKMPWPQLKMSRVERFEKQFDHKITGIPSVITCDLEGNIVSRSESVAELAKLVK from the coding sequence ATGAAAACCTCCTTCCTCATCCCCGTCGTTTCCGGCCTGCTTGCGGCTTCCGCCTTTGCCGGCTTCGAGACATGGACCAGCAAGGACGGCAAGCCCGCCGAGCTGGAGCTTGTTTCGGTCAGCGACAGCGGCGGTGAGAAGACCGGCGCGTTCAGGGTGAAGAACGGTAGAACAATATCCATCAAGGCATCCGCCCTGTCCGAAGCGGATGCAAGGCGTCTGGCGGATTGGAAGCCCGCGGAACCCGCTTCCGGTGACGTTGCCGCGACGGCCGGCAAGCCGAGCAAATTCGATGAGATCCTGGATGGAAACCTGGTGAAACTGGATGGGCGTTCATTCAAGCGCTTCAGCCAGGAATCCAAACCCGGGAAATATTACATCTTCTACTACACCGCATCCTGGTGCGGACCGTGCCACAAGTATTCCCCCGTTCTGGTCGATTTCTATAACAAGAACAAGAACGCCAATTTCGAAATCGTGTTGATCACCAGCGATTCGGATGAGGGTGCCATGGAGGATTACGCCAAGGAAAAGAAAATGCCTTGGCCGCAGTTGAAGATGTCCCGTGTCGAAAGATTCGAGAAGCAGTTCGATCACAAGATCACCGGTATCCCTTCCGTGATTACCTGTGATCTCGAAGGAAATATCGTCAGCCGCAGCGAATCGGTCGCTGAGTTGGCAAAACTCGTGAAATAG
- a CDS encoding NAD(P)H-dependent oxidoreductase subunit E, translating to MSGSILEETIASHETPGTPFYPPFAVTPELEAEADERISHYPASKRSATLPLLHIVQHKFGYISAAAIEWVAAKLDLEPIKVVEVVTFYPGFRQSAPGKFHIRVCRTLSCAMGGSYELMEKLCELTGIDRSSSDSHHHPISVSPCGKFSVEFAECLASCGSAPVCMVNDDFHEGISPDKAEGLLGNYSA from the coding sequence ATGTCAGGTTCCATCCTCGAAGAAACCATCGCGTCCCACGAAACACCGGGCACGCCGTTCTACCCACCGTTCGCGGTGACACCGGAACTCGAGGCGGAGGCCGATGAAAGGATCTCGCACTATCCGGCCAGCAAGCGCTCCGCGACGCTGCCGCTGCTCCATATCGTGCAGCACAAGTTCGGCTACATTTCCGCCGCCGCCATCGAGTGGGTGGCCGCGAAGCTGGATCTGGAGCCGATCAAGGTGGTGGAGGTGGTCACCTTCTACCCCGGCTTCCGCCAGTCCGCCCCGGGCAAGTTCCACATCCGCGTCTGCCGCACGCTTTCCTGCGCGATGGGCGGCAGCTACGAGCTGATGGAGAAGCTGTGCGAGCTGACCGGTATCGACCGTTCCAGCAGCGACTCCCATCACCATCCGATCTCGGTTTCGCCCTGTGGCAAGTTCTCCGTCGAGTTCGCGGAGTGCCTGGCCTCCTGTGGTTCCGCGCCGGTCTGCATGGTGAATGATGATTTCCATGAGGGCATCTCTCCGGACAAGGCGGAGGGGCTGTTGGGTAACTACTCCGCATAA
- a CDS encoding PIN domain-containing protein: MIHLDTNILIDLVTAYPPQVEVVKQWLEEGEVLTASAVAWSEFLNGPHTLSQKDAVRAVLAGGVRPFDEDHAEQASRLFHQTGRRRGSHADCMIAAAALCSREPVATRNISDFERFIPYGLLLERIPTISHIP; encoded by the coding sequence ATGATCCATCTCGACACCAACATCCTGATCGACCTGGTCACCGCCTACCCGCCGCAGGTGGAGGTGGTGAAGCAGTGGCTGGAGGAAGGCGAGGTGCTCACCGCATCCGCCGTCGCCTGGTCCGAGTTTCTGAATGGTCCGCACACGCTGTCCCAGAAGGACGCGGTACGCGCCGTGCTGGCTGGAGGGGTGCGTCCCTTTGACGAGGACCACGCGGAACAGGCTTCCCGCCTGTTCCACCAGACCGGCCGCCGCCGCGGCTCCCACGCGGACTGCATGATCGCCGCAGCCGCACTTTGTTCGCGTGAGCCGGTGGCCACGCGGAATATTTCCGACTTCGAACGCTTCATACCCTACGGACTCCTGTTGGAGAGAATCCCCACCATTTCCCATATCCCATGA
- the nuoF gene encoding NADH-quinone oxidoreductase subunit NuoF yields MITYKEGKQPHPREHRLIFKNVDREGWDTSIGTYMSDGGYEDLKKAFTMAPKDITEEVKKSGLRGRGGAGFPTGMKWTFIPPNNTKPVYLICNGDESEPGTFKDRYILHQDPHQLVEGMVISCFAVGAHVAYIYIREEFPEAALIVERAIEEARAHNFLGKNVLGSGFDVEIYVHRGAGAYICGEETGLIESLEGKRPYPRIKPPYFPAALGLYMCPTIVNNVESLCHVKHIVRMGGDEYAKLGVARNTGTRILCISGDVKNPGYFEVEVGKLTMREVIYDLCGGPKDGREIKAVIPGGSSSKILRCDEVFKLKNPDGSTRDLPFWDIQMDFDTLAACGSMAGSGGVIVLDDTRKMSWVLNNLNAFYAHESCGQCTPCREGSTWMRKISDRLVAGEATPKDIETLESVAYQIDGRTICAFGEASSWPVEAIIAKFREELLADTVGELDEVALNPEAEAQRRFLQPV; encoded by the coding sequence ATGATCACCTACAAGGAAGGCAAGCAACCCCATCCACGCGAGCACCGGCTCATTTTCAAGAACGTGGACCGTGAGGGCTGGGATACCTCCATCGGCACCTACATGAGCGATGGCGGTTACGAAGATCTCAAAAAGGCGTTCACCATGGCGCCGAAGGATATCACGGAAGAGGTGAAGAAATCCGGCCTGCGTGGCCGTGGCGGTGCGGGCTTCCCGACGGGCATGAAGTGGACCTTCATCCCGCCGAACAATACCAAACCGGTCTATCTGATCTGCAACGGGGACGAGTCCGAGCCGGGTACCTTCAAGGACCGCTACATCCTCCACCAGGATCCGCACCAGCTCGTCGAGGGCATGGTCATCTCCTGCTTCGCTGTGGGTGCGCATGTCGCCTACATCTACATCCGTGAGGAGTTCCCGGAGGCCGCGCTGATCGTCGAGCGCGCCATCGAGGAAGCCCGCGCGCACAATTTCCTGGGCAAGAACGTGCTCGGCTCCGGCTTCGACGTGGAGATCTACGTCCACCGTGGTGCGGGTGCCTACATCTGCGGTGAGGAGACCGGACTGATCGAGTCCCTGGAAGGGAAGCGTCCCTACCCGCGGATCAAGCCGCCCTATTTCCCGGCGGCGCTGGGCCTCTACATGTGCCCGACCATCGTCAACAACGTGGAGTCGCTCTGCCACGTGAAACACATCGTCCGCATGGGCGGGGATGAGTATGCGAAGCTGGGCGTGGCGCGGAACACCGGCACCCGGATCCTCTGCATTTCCGGAGATGTGAAGAACCCGGGCTACTTTGAGGTGGAGGTGGGCAAGCTCACCATGCGCGAGGTGATCTACGACCTCTGCGGTGGTCCGAAGGATGGGCGTGAGATCAAGGCGGTGATCCCCGGCGGGTCCTCCTCGAAGATCCTGCGCTGCGATGAGGTTTTCAAATTGAAGAACCCGGACGGCTCCACCCGCGACCTGCCGTTCTGGGATATCCAGATGGATTTCGACACGTTGGCGGCCTGCGGCTCTATGGCCGGCTCAGGCGGCGTGATTGTGCTCGATGACACGCGCAAGATGTCATGGGTGCTCAACAACCTGAACGCCTTTTACGCGCACGAATCCTGCGGCCAGTGCACGCCATGCCGCGAAGGCTCCACCTGGATGCGCAAGATCTCCGACCGTCTGGTGGCCGGGGAGGCGACTCCGAAGGACATCGAAACTCTGGAAAGCGTGGCCTATCAGATCGACGGGCGAACCATCTGCGCGTTCGGCGAGGCATCGTCCTGGCCGGTGGAGGCGATCATCGCGAAGTTCCGCGAGGAGCTGCTGGCGGACACGGTGGGTGAACTGGATGAAGTCGCCCTGAACCCGGAAGCCGAGGCCCAGCGCCGGTTCCTGCAACCCGTCTGA
- a CDS encoding DoxX family protein, whose product MHPIPRNKPEMAALVLRVALGAWFTYSGGLKIFVTGLDRFTRDVSNYKLVSAPLDAVTAYTVPWVEVIGGLCLMLGVLRKGTLLAMSGLVLTFVTAVGWAWSKNLDISCGCHGGDTRLNYWTKAVELAGYLLAFGYLWWVEKGSLKPAQSRGQD is encoded by the coding sequence GTGCACCCGATCCCGAGGAACAAGCCGGAGATGGCCGCGTTGGTCCTGCGCGTCGCGCTGGGAGCGTGGTTCACCTATAGCGGCGGTCTTAAGATTTTCGTGACCGGGCTGGACCGCTTCACACGGGATGTGAGCAACTACAAGCTCGTCTCCGCCCCGCTGGATGCGGTGACGGCCTACACGGTGCCGTGGGTGGAGGTCATCGGTGGCCTGTGCCTGATGCTGGGCGTGCTGCGGAAGGGCACCCTTCTCGCAATGAGCGGCTTGGTGCTGACCTTCGTCACCGCCGTCGGCTGGGCATGGTCGAAGAACCTCGATATTTCCTGCGGCTGCCACGGTGGTGACACCCGGCTGAACTACTGGACGAAGGCGGTCGAACTCGCGGGTTACCTGCTGGCGTTCGGCTATCTGTGGTGGGTGGAGAAAGGCTCGTTGAAGCCAGCGCAGTCCCGGGGGCAGGACTGA
- a CDS encoding glucosamine-6-phosphate isomerase produces MPRKASALAPGWWDYTTLDPSIIAEAAALTPEALLKLSRPGFTVTFHDTLEDFYCAQALEYIEAWRQATPDNPTGICGPIGPTEQLPLVARMVNALDLKLSDAHFWGMDEWIIDGKVPSVDHPLSFERCDRELCFNRIRPELVMPDSNLHFPSENHEIFEKTWDAGIRCVVMQGGQGDVKHWAFNDPLPRTGAYTDAPPTPEEYRKLKTRIVDLHPVTIAQNARTSGGGNVSLVPTRAVTVGPRETWLADRVSIWQAGVHDNPFGQRLTALMISKRYIDTSVPMSLLADHPDVRFHYYRGGLGTCAVEMH; encoded by the coding sequence ATGCCACGCAAAGCCAGCGCCCTCGCCCCCGGATGGTGGGACTATACCACCCTCGATCCGTCCATCATCGCGGAAGCCGCCGCCCTCACCCCGGAGGCGCTGCTCAAGCTGTCTCGCCCCGGCTTCACCGTGACCTTCCACGACACGCTGGAGGATTTCTACTGCGCGCAGGCGCTGGAATACATCGAAGCTTGGCGGCAGGCCACGCCGGACAACCCCACCGGAATCTGCGGCCCCATCGGCCCGACGGAGCAACTGCCGCTGGTGGCCCGCATGGTGAACGCACTGGATCTGAAACTCAGCGACGCCCATTTCTGGGGCATGGACGAATGGATCATCGACGGCAAGGTCCCGTCGGTGGACCACCCGCTGTCCTTCGAGCGCTGCGACCGCGAGCTGTGCTTCAACCGCATCCGTCCGGAACTCGTCATGCCGGATTCCAACCTCCATTTCCCCTCCGAGAACCATGAAATTTTCGAAAAGACCTGGGATGCGGGGATCCGCTGCGTGGTCATGCAGGGCGGCCAGGGGGATGTGAAGCATTGGGCCTTCAACGATCCCCTGCCCCGCACCGGTGCCTACACGGACGCTCCACCAACCCCGGAGGAATACCGCAAGCTGAAAACCCGCATCGTCGATCTCCACCCGGTCACCATCGCCCAAAACGCGCGGACCTCCGGCGGAGGAAATGTTTCACTGGTGCCCACCCGTGCCGTCACCGTGGGACCACGTGAGACCTGGCTGGCGGACCGCGTGTCCATCTGGCAGGCGGGCGTCCATGACAATCCCTTCGGCCAGCGGCTCACCGCTCTGATGATCTCGAAACGCTACATCGACACCTCCGTGCCGATGTCACTGCTGGCGGACCATCCGGACGTGCGGTTCCACTATTACCGCGGCGGCCTCGGCACCTGTGCGGTGGAGATGCACTGA
- a CDS encoding Gfo/Idh/MocA family oxidoreductase yields MKKYNVGIIGYGWVATAHIPSINASRQAQVTAICSSRPQNDAALSAKHGGTIRSYTDLDEMLADPDIHIVSICSFSGLHAEHAIKAAQAGKHLIIEKPIALSWEDCQRVADAVAAAGVKVCVCFECRFSSQLLATRAVIDQGLLGDLHYGEVDYFHGIGPWYGQFEWNAKRNGGGSALLTAGCHALDALLLCMGGDVESVSSYSTKSKSPIFAPYEYDTTSVTILRFADGRVGKCSAVVDCLQPYYFHTQLCGSEGSLLDDKFHSMKLKTDKSAWSRLSFKALDSGDVTDHPYQTQFQAFLDALDEGKDMPLTDLKTALHTHRIIFAADESARTGRPVDL; encoded by the coding sequence ATGAAAAAATACAACGTCGGCATCATCGGGTATGGCTGGGTGGCCACCGCCCACATCCCGTCCATCAATGCCTCGCGCCAGGCACAGGTCACCGCCATCTGTTCCTCCCGCCCGCAGAATGACGCCGCGCTTTCCGCGAAGCATGGCGGGACCATCCGTTCCTATACGGATCTGGATGAAATGCTGGCGGACCCGGACATCCACATCGTCTCCATCTGCAGTTTCTCCGGCCTCCACGCGGAGCACGCCATCAAGGCGGCGCAGGCGGGCAAGCACCTCATCATCGAAAAACCCATCGCCCTTTCATGGGAGGACTGCCAGCGGGTGGCGGATGCCGTGGCCGCCGCCGGGGTGAAAGTCTGCGTCTGCTTCGAGTGCCGCTTCTCCAGCCAGCTACTGGCGACCCGCGCGGTGATCGACCAAGGACTGCTGGGTGACCTGCACTACGGGGAGGTGGATTACTTCCACGGCATCGGGCCGTGGTACGGGCAGTTCGAGTGGAACGCGAAACGGAACGGAGGCGGCAGCGCGCTGCTCACCGCCGGCTGCCATGCGCTGGACGCCCTGCTGCTCTGCATGGGTGGTGATGTGGAGTCCGTCTCCAGCTACTCCACGAAATCGAAGAGTCCCATCTTCGCGCCCTACGAATATGACACCACCAGCGTGACCATCCTCCGCTTTGCCGATGGTCGGGTGGGGAAATGCTCCGCCGTGGTGGACTGCCTGCAACCCTACTACTTCCACACCCAGCTCTGCGGCAGCGAGGGCAGCCTGCTGGATGACAAGTTCCACTCGATGAAGCTGAAGACGGACAAGTCCGCGTGGAGCAGGCTTTCCTTCAAGGCGCTCGATTCCGGCGATGTCACGGACCACCCCTACCAGACCCAGTTCCAGGCATTCCTCGACGCGCTGGACGAAGGGAAGGACATGCCGCTGACGGACCTGAAGACCGCCCTCCATACCCACCGCATCATCTTCGCCGCGGATGAGTCCGCCCGCACCGGTCGCCCGGTCGATCTCTGA
- a CDS encoding AraC family transcriptional regulator, whose product MKPVREQIPSSTSAEIVFCERIRGKDFGCLWHFHPEYELTLVLSGGSSRWIGDKISPITKGDLTFMGPNLPHDYRNDSVAGSAPKKVDAITVQFHPSFLGADWLEHAEMAPMQRLFQRSLHGLQITGKTRDEVAAMMLRMPAAKGVRRLILLMEIMERLSLSRDMVRISSPGFTPEIQSSDNDRMENISRFIESNLERPLYLTDVARNAGMTGVTFSRYFRSRTGKTFPDYVNELRVARVCRLLAETEDTISEIAWNCGFDSMANFQKQFRRIHGCTPKAYRQKAHRQE is encoded by the coding sequence GTGAAACCCGTCAGAGAACAGATCCCCTCCTCCACATCCGCCGAGATCGTCTTCTGCGAACGCATCCGCGGGAAAGATTTCGGCTGCCTGTGGCATTTCCATCCGGAGTACGAGCTGACGCTGGTGCTCTCCGGTGGCAGTTCACGTTGGATCGGCGACAAGATCTCCCCCATCACCAAGGGCGACCTCACTTTCATGGGACCGAACCTGCCGCACGACTACCGCAACGACTCCGTGGCCGGCTCCGCCCCAAAGAAGGTGGACGCCATCACCGTGCAGTTCCACCCGTCGTTCCTCGGCGCGGACTGGCTGGAACATGCGGAGATGGCTCCCATGCAGCGGCTTTTCCAGCGCTCGCTGCACGGCCTCCAGATCACGGGAAAAACCCGCGATGAAGTGGCCGCCATGATGCTGAGGATGCCCGCCGCAAAGGGCGTCCGCCGCCTGATCCTGCTGATGGAGATCATGGAGCGCCTCAGCCTCTCGCGGGACATGGTGCGCATCTCCTCCCCCGGCTTCACCCCGGAGATCCAGTCGTCCGACAACGACCGGATGGAGAACATCTCCCGCTTCATCGAGTCCAACCTGGAACGCCCCCTCTACCTCACGGATGTGGCCCGCAACGCGGGGATGACCGGCGTGACCTTCAGCCGCTACTTCCGCTCCCGCACGGGCAAGACTTTCCCCGACTACGTGAACGAGCTGCGCGTCGCCCGCGTCTGCCGGCTGCTGGCGGAAACGGAGGACACCATCAGCGAGATCGCCTGGAACTGCGGGTTCGACTCCATGGCGAACTTCCAGAAGCAGTTCCGCCGCATCCACGGCTGCACGCCAAAGGCCTACCGCCAGAAGGCCCACCGGCAGGAGTGA
- a CDS encoding DUF1080 domain-containing protein, with translation MLGTVLASLALAAEKPPEGFVSLFNGTSLDGWRGGSTFDHRKLLAMPEAERKAQIDKWTATMTQPGKDGQPHWRVENGELVNDGFGDYATTTKDYGDFELLLEYKTVPKADSGVYLRGVPQVQIWDSTENDEKSVKLGKPLGSGGLWNNSPGAPGKDPLVKADKPFGEWNKFRIVMVGSRVSVWLNDTLVVDHVVMENYYDRKKPVPSHGPIQLQTHGGEIRWRNIFLKEIKPEEANAILASKGGDGFQPIWNGKDFEGWAGDVADHEVKDGSITIKQGKSGTLYWNKELSDFSARLEFNTPPGGNNGLAIRHTGEGNPSQVAMCELQVLDDNAEKYAKLDPRQFHGSAYGMAAAHRGYTRPAGEWNFQEVTVKGSTIRVELNGVTILDTDLSKVDAATFMDGKAHPGKDRKSGFFGFAGHSDPVKFRNISVK, from the coding sequence ATTCTCGGCACCGTCCTCGCCAGCCTCGCCCTTGCGGCGGAGAAGCCTCCGGAGGGCTTTGTCAGTCTATTCAACGGAACCAGCCTCGACGGCTGGCGTGGAGGCAGCACCTTCGACCACCGCAAGCTGCTGGCCATGCCGGAGGCGGAGCGGAAGGCCCAGATCGACAAGTGGACCGCCACCATGACCCAGCCGGGCAAGGATGGCCAACCCCACTGGCGTGTGGAGAACGGGGAGCTGGTGAACGACGGCTTCGGCGACTATGCCACGACCACGAAGGACTACGGCGACTTCGAGTTGCTGCTGGAATACAAGACCGTGCCGAAGGCGGATTCCGGCGTCTATCTGCGCGGCGTCCCGCAGGTGCAGATCTGGGATTCCACCGAGAATGACGAGAAGTCGGTGAAGCTGGGCAAACCGCTCGGTTCCGGCGGTCTCTGGAACAACTCCCCTGGTGCGCCCGGAAAGGATCCGCTGGTGAAGGCGGACAAGCCGTTCGGGGAGTGGAACAAGTTCCGTATCGTCATGGTCGGCAGCCGGGTGAGCGTCTGGCTGAACGACACACTGGTGGTGGACCATGTGGTCATGGAGAACTACTATGACCGGAAGAAGCCCGTGCCATCGCACGGTCCCATCCAGCTCCAGACCCACGGCGGGGAGATCCGCTGGCGGAATATTTTCCTGAAGGAGATCAAGCCGGAGGAGGCAAACGCCATCCTGGCATCCAAGGGTGGCGATGGATTCCAACCGATCTGGAATGGCAAGGACTTCGAAGGCTGGGCCGGTGACGTGGCCGACCATGAGGTGAAGGACGGGAGCATCACCATCAAGCAGGGCAAGAGCGGCACCCTTTACTGGAACAAGGAGCTTTCCGACTTCAGCGCCCGCCTTGAGTTCAACACGCCGCCCGGCGGCAACAACGGCCTCGCCATCCGCCATACCGGAGAGGGGAATCCATCCCAGGTCGCCATGTGCGAGCTGCAGGTGCTGGACGACAACGCGGAGAAATACGCCAAGCTGGATCCCCGGCAGTTCCACGGCAGCGCCTACGGCATGGCGGCCGCCCACCGCGGCTACACCCGCCCGGCGGGGGAGTGGAACTTCCAGGAAGTCACCGTCAAAGGCTCCACCATCCGCGTCGAACTCAACGGCGTCACCATCCTCGACACCGATCTTTCCAAGGTTGATGCCGCCACCTTCATGGATGGCAAGGCCCACCCGGGCAAGGACCGCAAGAGCGGCTTCTTCGGCTTCGCCGGTCACAGTGATCCGGTGAAGTTCCGGAACATCTCCGTGAAGTAA